In one Candidatus Obscuribacterales bacterium genomic region, the following are encoded:
- a CDS encoding agmatinase family protein: KTRCVVTSFWVLFMAENPVSNSESRRSQAEEALERETRLPMSGWQQEVDRGLEYGLEGAASIRDRSIPTFSRGELPHYAGINTFMKAPYLEDVRKVGEYDVAIVGVPHDCGTTYRPGTRFGPQGIRRISALYTPYNFELGVDLREQITLCDVGDIFTINANNEKSFDQISKGVAHIFSSGAFPIILGGDHSIGFPTVRGVCRHLGDKKIGIIHFDRHVDTQETDLDERMHTCPWFHATNMANAPAKNLVQLGIGGWQVPRQGVKVCRERSTNILTVTDITEMGMDAAADYALERALDGTDCVYISFDIDCIDAGFVPGTGWPEPGGLLPREALSLLGKIVQRAPVCGLEIVEVSPPYDVSDMTSLMATRVICDTMAHLVVSGQLPRKEKPSYIHEEANMNVDQAWS; encoded by the coding sequence GCGGCTGGCAGCAGGAGGTCGATCGCGGCTTGGAGTATGGGTTAGAGGGGGCGGCTAGCATACGCGATCGCTCCATTCCCACCTTTTCGCGGGGAGAGTTGCCCCACTATGCGGGCATTAATACGTTTATGAAAGCGCCCTACCTGGAAGATGTGCGTAAGGTCGGCGAGTATGACGTTGCGATCGTTGGTGTTCCCCATGATTGTGGTACCACCTACCGTCCTGGAACTCGTTTTGGTCCCCAAGGCATTCGCCGCATCTCCGCTCTCTACACGCCCTACAACTTTGAGCTAGGTGTCGATCTGCGGGAGCAAATCACCCTCTGTGACGTCGGCGATATTTTTACCATCAATGCCAACAACGAGAAATCCTTCGATCAGATTTCCAAAGGCGTTGCTCATATCTTTAGCTCCGGTGCCTTTCCGATTATTCTCGGTGGCGATCACTCCATTGGCTTTCCCACCGTGCGCGGCGTCTGTCGGCATTTAGGAGATAAGAAAATTGGTATTATTCACTTCGATCGCCATGTGGATACCCAGGAAACCGATCTAGATGAACGGATGCATACCTGTCCCTGGTTCCATGCCACCAATATGGCTAATGCGCCGGCTAAAAATCTGGTACAGCTAGGTATCGGTGGTTGGCAGGTGCCTCGGCAAGGCGTCAAGGTTTGTCGGGAACGCTCCACCAATATTCTCACCGTCACCGACATTACTGAAATGGGGATGGATGCCGCCGCAGACTACGCCCTAGAAAGAGCCCTAGACGGCACCGACTGTGTCTACATCAGTTTTGATATTGACTGCATTGATGCTGGCTTCGTCCCCGGCACCGGCTGGCCCGAACCCGGTGGACTGCTGCCCCGAGAGGCTCTATCCCTACTTGGTAAAATCGTGCAGCGAGCGCCTGTCTGTGGCTTAGAAATTGTGGAAGTCTCTCCCCCCTACGATGTCAGTGATATGACGTCTTTGATGGCCACTCGGGTAATCTGTGACACCATGGCCCATCTGGTTGTCTCGGGTCAGCTCCCTCGTAAGGAAAAGCCTAGCTATATCCATGAGGAAGCCAATATGAACGTGGATCAGGCTTGGTCTTAG
- the hypA gene encoding hydrogenase maturation nickel metallochaperone HypA: MHETDMTKALLMTVEEWWESQPDRPTIERIHLIVGQFTCVEPAGLQFAFEVQTRNTFLEGAELVIREIPLIAFCHACQEEYQPVLGLRYACPACRSPMDDIRSGRELKIDRIEYAQPASALNKELVL, encoded by the coding sequence ATGCATGAAACCGATATGACGAAGGCGTTGCTGATGACCGTGGAAGAGTGGTGGGAATCCCAGCCCGATCGCCCTACCATTGAGCGCATCCATCTGATTGTGGGGCAGTTTACCTGTGTGGAACCCGCTGGTTTGCAGTTTGCCTTTGAGGTGCAAACGCGCAATACCTTTCTTGAAGGTGCAGAGCTTGTGATCCGCGAAATTCCGCTAATTGCCTTTTGCCATGCCTGTCAAGAAGAGTATCAGCCTGTCTTAGGGCTGCGCTATGCCTGTCCTGCCTGCCGTAGTCCTATGGATGATATTCGTTCGGGTCGAGAGCTGAAGATCGATCGCATTGAATATGCTCAGCCTGCTTCGGCTTTGAATAAAGAGCTTGTCTTGTAG